A window of the Miscanthus floridulus cultivar M001 chromosome 14, ASM1932011v1, whole genome shotgun sequence genome harbors these coding sequences:
- the LOC136504589 gene encoding zinc finger protein STAR3-like yields MDLSQNHIHNQFAANLYYQFGSDNPFPSMGTQQQFPPFTSPPFDASPSTNIPHMDWNPATMLDNLTFIEEKIRQVKDVIRTMVDSGGQLSCHQGELAQKQPVVNADLTCLIVQLISTAGSLLPSLKNSSFLSHPAAGHMDMANHVGPSSGLVPNAMTVSEENKEDMCSPEDYEELFKGWTDGAIEEGIEIDNVLVEEQDMKDGDEGIDGENLPPGSYELLQLEKDEILAPHTHFCSICGKGFKRDANLRMHMRGHGDEYKSPAALAKPPRDASAEHELVKRYSCPSVGCKRNKLHKNFQPLKTILCVKNHYKRSHCEKSYTCSRCHTKKFSIMADLKTHEKHCGRDKWLCSCGTSFSRKDKLFAHVALFQGHTPALPPEEPKTCSDQSSHAGSHQESTKVPNSMGSSFMWGASSGDNNALDIKGFDGCNDDFLSTANFGSFNLSFGPADGFTGEPSGGSFSMLPSEHFQSAQKKGQN; encoded by the coding sequence CAACCTCTACTACCAGTTCGGTTCAGACAATCCTTTCCCCAGCATGGGGACACAGCAGCAGTTTCCACCATTCACCTCGCCGCCGTTCGATGCTTCTCCATCCACCAATATCCCACACATGGATTGGAACCCTGCTACGATGCTAGACAACCTCACCTTCATCGAGGAGAAGATACGGCAAGTGAAGGATGTCATCCGTACAATGGTGGACAGTGGGGGGCAGCTTTCGTGCCACCAAGGCGAGCTCGCTCAGAAGCAGCCGGTGGTTAATGCAGACCTGACATGCCTTATAGTTCAGCTCATCTCTACCGCCGGGAGCCTTCTCCCGTCACTGAAGAACTCGTCCTTTCTGAGCCATCCTGCTGCTGGGCACATGGACATGGCTAACCATGTTGGCCCAAGCTCAGGCTTAGTTCCTAATGCGATGACCGTTTCTGAAGAGAACAAGGAGGACATGTGTAGCCCTGAAGACTATGAGGAACTTTTCAAGGGATGGACTGATGGTGCTATCGAAGAAGGCATTGAAATCGACAATGTTCTTGTCGAGGAGCAGGATATGAAGGATGGCGATGAAGGCATAGATGGAGAGAACCTACCGCCAGGTTCGTACGAGTTACTGCAGCTGGAGAAGGATGAGATATTGGCTCCGCACACACACTTCTGCTCCATCTGTGGAAAGGGTTTCAAGAGGGATGCGAATCTGCGGATGCACATGAGAGGGCATGGCGATGAGTACAAGAGCCCAGCTGCACTAGCCAAGCCACCAAGAGACGCAAGCGCGGAGCATGAACTGGTGAAGAGGTACTCGTGCCCGTCTGTCGGCTGCAAGCGGAACAAGCTGCACAAGAACTTCCAGCCCCTCAAGACCATCCTGTGCGTGAAGAACCACTACAAGCGGAGCCACTGCGAGAAGAGCTACACCTGCAGCCGGTGCCACACCAAGAAGTTCTCCATCATGGCTGACCTCAAGACGCATGAGAAGCACTGTGGCCGGGACAAGTGGCTGTGCTCGTGTGGAACAAGTTTTTCAAGGAAGGACAAGCTTTTCGCACATGTAGCTCTGTTCCAAGGCCATACGCCGGCATTGCCACCAGAAGAGCCAAAGACTTGCTCAGACCAGAGCAGTCATGCAGGGAGCCATCAGGAATCAACAAAAGTCCCAAACTCCATGGGAAGCAGCTTCATGTGGGGTGCCTCCTCAGGGGATAACAATGCGCTGGATATCAAAGGGTTTGATGGCTGTAATGATGACTTCCTGTCGACAGCGAACTTTGGTTCCTTCAATCTCAGTTTTGGGCCAGCTGATGGATTTACAGGAGAGCCTTCTGGTGGTTCGTTCTCGATGTTACCTTCTGAGCACTTTCAGAGTGCTCAAAAGAAGGGGCAGAACTGA
- the LOC136505220 gene encoding alpha-(1,4)-fucosyltransferase-like, with amino-acid sequence MLFRKRINYVAPMLASAAILLLLLSGYFELPSISSTSLSTPVPLLAARFPTALDSVGSRDRDPFTSLLEAFASWDAAVGCPRIRAKLAAAAAAGLGPPPPSAGANDTAAEDPAAAAASVTGGAAWRGAATARCEDLAARHVGVLVKGWTWVPDALDGVYTCRCGVSCVWSKSAAAVDRPDALLFEGATPPPQRMKGLPLRVYLDLEASRKPTGFEDIFIGYHANDDLQVTYAGKSFHTSRSYHISTEKRNDALIYWSSSRCLPHRDKLAKDFLSLVPHHSFGRCLNNVGGPDMALSMYPVCSNDNGTPHWWDHLHCAMSHYKFVLAIENTKTESYVTEKLFYALEAGSVPIYFGAPNVWDFVPPNSIIDASKFSSLKELASYVKMLANDPVAYAEYHAWRRCGVLGNFGRAREMSLDTLPCRLCEVVSKRGGKSADAL; translated from the exons ATGCTCTTCCGGAAGCGCATCAACTACGTGGCCCCGATGCTCGCCTCCGCCGCcatcctgctgctcctcctctcgGGCTACTTCGAGCTCCCTTCCATCTCCTCCACCTCGCTCTCCACGCCAGTACCCCTCCTCGCCGCGCGCTTCCCCACCGCGCTCGACTCCGTCGGCTCCCGCGACCGCGACCCCTTCACCTCCCTCCTCGAGGCCTTCGCCTCCTGGGACGCCGCCGTCGGCTGCCCCCGCATCCGCGCCAAgctcgccgcggccgccgccgcggggctggggccgccgccgccgagcgccGGCGCTAACGACACCGCGGCGGAGgaccctgcggcggcggcggcgtccgtcACCGGCGGCGCCGCGTGGCGGGGCGCCGCGACCGCGAGGTGCGAGGACCTGGCGGCGCGCCACGTCGGCGTGCTCGTCAAGGGGTGGACGTGGGTCCCCGACGCGCTCGACGGCGTCTACACCTGCCGGTGCGGGGTCAGCTGCGTCTGGAGCAAAtctgccgccgccgtcgaccgCCCCGATGCGCTGCTCTTTGAgggcgccacgccgccgccgcag AGAATGAAAGGTCTGCCTCTTCGTGTTTATCTGGATCTGGAGGCTAGTAGGAAGCCAACTGGTTTTGAGGACATTTTTATCGGTTACCATGCCAATGATGACTTGCAAGTAACATATGCTGGAAAATCATTTCACACCAGCCGTAGCTACCATATATCAACTGAGAAGAGAAAT GATGCACTTATTTACTGGTCATCTTCAAGATGTCTTCCTCATAGAGATAAGCTCGCGAAAGACTTCCTCTCATTGGTGCCTCACCATTCCTTTGGAAGATGTTTGAACAATGTTGGTGGTCCTGACATGGCCTTATCCATGTATCCAGTTTGCTCCAATGATAATGGCACACCACACTGGTGGGATCACCTCCATTGTGCAATGTCACATTACAAGTTTGTTCTTGCAATTGAGAACACCAAGACTGAAAGTTATGTGACTGAGAAGTTGTTCTATGCTTTGGAGGCTGGGTCAGTGCCAATATACTTTGGGGCACCCAATGTTTGGGATTTTGTTCCTCCTAATTCTATCATAGATGCCTCAAAATTCAGCTCACTCAAAGAACTGGCATCATATGTGAAAATGCTGGCAAATGACCCTGTAGCCTATGCTGAATACCATGCATGGAGGCGTTGTGGTGTATTGGGTAACTTTGGTAGGGCACGTGAGATGAGCCTCGACACACTGCCTTGCCGACTCTGTGAAGTAGTTAGCAAGAGAGGTGGTAAGAGCGCAGATGCATTGTGA